A window of Cellulosimicrobium protaetiae genomic DNA:
ACAGCTTCTCGACCTCGGCCAGGATGTGGCTCGAGAGCAGGACGGACCGACCCTCCGCGGTGACCTCGCGCACGCACTGCGTGAACACCGACTCCATGAGGGGGTCGAGGCCGGACGTCGGCTCGTCGAGGACGAGCAGCTCGACGTCGGACGCGAACGCCGCGACGAGCGCGACCTTCTGCCGGTTCCCCTTGGAGTAGGTGCGCGCCTTCTTGGACGGGTCGAGCTCGAACCGGTCGAGCAGCAGCTTCTTGCGCTGCGGGTCGACGCTCCCGCGCAGGCGGGTGAGCAGGTCGATCGCCTCGCCCCCGGTGAGGTTGGGCCAGAGGTTCACGTCGCCCGGCACGTAGGCGAGGCGTCGGTGGAGGTCGACGGCGTCGCGCCAGGGGTCGCCGCCGAGCAGCCGGGCGCTCCCCGAGTCGGGCCGCAGCAGCCCGAGCAGCACGCGGATGGTGGTCGACTTGCCCGCGCCGTTCGGCCCGAGGAACCCGGCGACCTCGCCCGCGCGGACGGTGAGGT
This region includes:
- a CDS encoding ABC transporter ATP-binding protein, producing the protein MTTTTTTTSTTPAGTPAVEIHDLRKAFGHVQALDGLDLTVRAGEVAGFLGPNGAGKSTTIRVLLGLLRPDSGSARLLGGDPWRDAVDLHRRLAYVPGDVNLWPNLTGGEAIDLLTRLRGSVDPQRKKLLLDRFELDPSKKARTYSKGNRQKVALVAAFASDVELLVLDEPTSGLDPLMESVFTQCVREVTAEGRSVLLSSHILAEVEKLCDTVTIIRAGRTVQSGTLAELRHLTRSSVTAVTERDPSALGTLDGVHDLVVEPGADGARARFDVDNDHVEVVLRALTDLGLRSVAVNPPSLEELFLRHYGDELAVLDGAGAL